From Chryseobacterium viscerum, one genomic window encodes:
- a CDS encoding T9SS type A sorting domain-containing protein has protein sequence MKKHLFPLFLLLFGVNAQAQQDFFAIVGKETQSITFNDFRAIDAGNGTSGEKVFTADSSTKVFSQARRGIVAEDKNSYSNSQAITMAALAYDSSNNNLVYMPMFSSNIYVLNPQTKEITLVENTVARVSSCDINSHITRMATGYNGSIYAVNNAGTQFLEISKKGGQYIVNDLGIIKDDPSNGRNSFTAMETGFGGDMIADEDNNFYVFAASGNVFKVLTKELKARFVGKITGIPDNYSVNGSAVNAQGKVVIASAKGAALYEVDLATLQAKQLPGEQGLHIYDLASKYFGNDKATRINAMAANLDIYPTKVDEHYINVHANKNLKGNIKLNIFDMSGKNVMTQDLSVKDASIDEKVYLKGFVSGAYIVNITDEAGKTIFNKKILVTR, from the coding sequence ATGAAAAAACATTTATTCCCTCTATTTTTATTGTTATTTGGTGTGAATGCACAAGCACAGCAAGATTTCTTTGCGATTGTAGGAAAAGAGACTCAGAGTATTACTTTCAATGATTTTCGGGCAATTGATGCAGGTAATGGAACTTCTGGTGAGAAAGTTTTTACAGCTGATTCTTCAACCAAAGTATTTTCGCAGGCTAGAAGAGGTATTGTAGCTGAAGATAAAAACTCTTACAGTAATTCTCAAGCAATAACTATGGCTGCCCTGGCTTATGATTCTTCAAATAATAATCTGGTGTATATGCCGATGTTTTCCTCTAATATATATGTTTTAAACCCACAGACTAAAGAGATTACACTGGTAGAAAATACTGTTGCAAGAGTATCGTCATGTGATATCAATTCTCATATTACAAGAATGGCAACAGGGTATAACGGTAGTATTTATGCTGTGAATAATGCCGGGACACAGTTTCTGGAAATTAGCAAAAAAGGTGGACAATATATAGTAAATGATCTTGGGATTATCAAGGATGATCCATCTAACGGTAGAAATTCATTTACAGCTATGGAAACGGGGTTTGGTGGAGATATGATTGCTGATGAAGATAATAACTTCTATGTTTTTGCAGCTTCAGGAAATGTTTTTAAGGTTCTGACAAAAGAACTGAAAGCTAGGTTTGTTGGCAAAATTACCGGAATTCCGGATAACTATTCTGTTAATGGATCCGCTGTAAATGCCCAGGGAAAAGTGGTGATTGCAAGTGCAAAAGGAGCTGCCTTATATGAGGTAGATCTTGCCACTTTACAGGCTAAGCAGCTTCCTGGAGAACAGGGATTGCATATTTATGATTTGGCAAGTAAATATTTTGGCAATGATAAAGCTACCAGGATCAATGCTATGGCAGCCAATCTGGATATTTATCCTACAAAGGTGGATGAGCATTATATTAACGTTCATGCTAATAAGAATCTGAAAGGTAACATTAAACTGAATATTTTCGATATGTCAGGAAAAAATGTGATGACTCAGGATCTGTCTGTAAAAGATGCTTCGATAGATGAGAAAGTATATCTTAAAGGATTTGTGAGTGGGGCTTATATTGTAAATATTACTGATGAAGCCGGGAAAACAATATTTAATAAGAAGATTCTCGTAACAAGATAA